From the genome of Physeter macrocephalus isolate SW-GA unplaced genomic scaffold, ASM283717v5 random_300, whole genome shotgun sequence, one region includes:
- the DVL2 gene encoding segment polarity protein dishevelled homolog DVL-2 isoform X4: MAGSGAGGGGVGETKVIYHLDEEETPYLVKIPVPAERITLGDFKSVLQRPAGAKYFFKSMDQDFGVVKEEISDDNARLPCFNGRVVSWLVSSDNPQPEMVPPAHEPRTDPAPPPPPVPPLPPERTSGIGDSRPPSFHPNVSSSRENLEPETETESVVSLRRERPRRRDSSERGAGGHRPSGPSRLERHLAGYESSSTLMTSELESTSLGDSDEEDTMSRFSSSTEQSSASRLLKRHRRRRKQRPPRLERASSFSSVTDSTMSLNIITVTLNMEKYNFLGISIVGQSNERGDGGIYIGSIMKGGAVAADGRIEPGDMLLQVNDMNFENMSNDDAVRVLRDIVHKPGPIVLTVAKCWDPSPQAYFTLPRNEPIQPIDPAAWVSHSAALTGTFPAYPGSSSMSTITSGSSLPDGCEGRGLSIHTDMASVTKAMAAPESGLEVRDRMWLKITIPNAFLGSDVVDWLYHHVEGFPERREARKYASGLLKAGLIRHTVNKITFSEQCYYVFGDLSGGCESYLVNLSLNDNDGSSGASDQDTLAPLPGATPWPLLPTFSYQYPAPHPYSPQPPPYHELSSYTYGGGSASSQHSEGSRSSGSTRSDGGAGRTARPEERAPESKSGSGSESEPSSRGGSLRRGGEPGGTGDGGPPPSRGSSGGAPNLRAHPGLHPYGPPPGMALPYNPMMVVMMPPPPPPVPPAVQPPGAPPVRDLGSVPPELTASRQSFHMAMGNPSEFFVDVM, from the exons ATGGCGGGCAGCGGCGCTGGGGGCGGTGGTGTCGGGGAGACGAAGGTGATTTACCACCTGGATGAAGAAGAGACTCCCTACCTGGTGAAGATCCCCGTCCCCGCCGAGCGCATCACTCTCGGCGATTTCAAGAGCGTCCTGCAGCGGCCCGCGGGCGCTAAGTACTTTTTCAAGTCTATGGATCAGGATTTCGG GGTGGTGAAGGAAGAGATTTCAGATGACAATGCTCGCCTTCCCTGCTTCAACGGAAGGGTGGTATCCTGG TTAGTGTCATCAGATAACCCCCAACCTGAGATGGTCCCCCCAGCCCACGAGCCTCGGACAGACCCGGCGCCTCCACCGCCACCTGTACCCCCTCTGCCACCGGAGAGGACCAGTGGCATTGGAGACTCCAGGCCTCCATCCTTCCA CCCTAACGTGTCCAGCAGCCGGGAAAATCTGGAGCCcgagacagaaacagagtcagTGGTGTCTCTGAGGCGGGAGCGACCTCGCAGGCGAGACAGCAGTGAGCGCGGCG CGGGGGGCCACCGGCCCAGCGGCCCCTCGAGGCTGGAGCGCCACCTGGCAGGGTACGAGAGctcctccaccctcatgaccagCGAGCTGGAGAGCACCAGCCTGGGGGACTCGGACGAGGAGGACACCATGAGCAG GTTCAGCAGCTCCACGGAGCAGAGCAGCGCTTCTCGCCTCCTCAAGCGCCACCGGCGGCGGAGGAAACAGCGGCCACCCCGCCTGGAGAGG GCCTCATCCTTCAGCAGCGTCACCGATTCCACCATGTCTCTCAACATCATCACAGTCACGCTCAACATGG AGAAGTACAACTTCCTGGGCATCTCCATCGTGGGTCAGAGCAACGAGCGGGGAGATGGAGGCATCTACATCGGCTCCATCATGAAGGGTGGGGCTGTGGCGGCTGACGGGCGCATTGAGCCCGGGGACATGCTTTTGCAG GTGAACGACATGAACTTTGAGAACATGAGCAACGATGATGCGGTGCGGGTGCTGAGGGATATCGTGCACAAGCCGGG CCCCATCGTGCTGACTGTAGCCAAGTGCTGGGATCCCTCACCCCAGGCCTATTTCACTCTCCCCCGAA ATGAGCCCATCCAGCCGATTGACCCTGCTGCCTGGGTCTCACACTCTGCTGCGCTGACTGGCACCTTCCCAGCCTATCCAGGCTCCTCGTCCATGAGCACCATCACATCTGGGTCCTCTCTTCCTGATG GCTGTGAGGGCCGGGGCCTCTCCATCCATACAGACATGGCATCTGTGACCAAGGCCATGGCAGCTCCAGAGTCTGGACTGGAAGTTCGGGACCGCATGTGGCTCAAGATCACCATCCCTAACGCCTTTCTGG GCTCGGACGTGGTTGACTGGCTCTACCATCACGTGGAGGGCTTTCCTGAGCGGCGGGAGGCCCGAAAGTATGCCAGCGGGCTGCTCAAGGCAGGCCTTATCCGGCACACTGTGAACAAGATCACCTTCTCTGAGCAGTGCTATTACGTCTTTGGAGACCTCAGTGGCGGCTGTGAGAGTT ACCTAGTCAACCTGTCTCTGAATGACAACGATGGCTCCAGTGGCGCTTCGGACCAGGACACCTTGGCTCCTTTGCCCGGAGCCACcccctggcctctgctgcccaCCTTCTCCTACCAGTACCCAGCCCCGCATCCATACagtccccagcccccaccctacCACGAGCTCTCGTCCTACACCTACGGCGGAGGCAGTGCCAGCAGCCAGCACAGTGAGG gGAGCCGGAGCAGTGGGTCGACACGAAGCGATGGGGGGGCGGGGCGCACAGCGAGGCCCGAGGAGCGGGCCCCTGAGTCCAAGTCTGGCAGCGGCAGTGAGTCTGAGCCTTCCAGCCGGGGCGGCAGCCTTCGGCGGGGTGGGGAACCTGGTGGGACTGGTGATGGGGGCCCTCCCCCATCCAGGGGCTCATCAGGAGGCGCTCCCAATCTCCGAGCCCACCCAGGGCTCCATCCCTATGGTCCACCTCCTGGCATGGCCCTCCCGTATAACCCCATGATGGTGGTCATgatgccccctcccccgccccctgtcCCTCCAGCAGTGCAGCCTCCAGGGGCCCCTCCAGTCAGAGACCTGGGCTCCGTGCCCCCAGAGCTGACGGCCAGCCGCCAAAGCTTCCACATGGCCATGGGCAACCCCAGTGAGTTCTTTGTGGATGTTATGTAG
- the DVL2 gene encoding segment polarity protein dishevelled homolog DVL-2 isoform X1, producing the protein MAGSGAGGGGVGETKVIYHLDEEETPYLVKIPVPAERITLGDFKSVLQRPAGAKYFFKSMDQDFGVVKEEISDDNARLPCFNGRVVSWLVSSDNPQPEMVPPAHEPRTDPAPPPPPVPPLPPERTSGIGDSRPPSFHPNVSSSRENLEPETETESVVSLRRERPRRRDSSERGAGGHRPSGPSRLERHLAGYESSSTLMTSELESTSLGDSDEEDTMSRFSSSTEQSSASRLLKRHRRRRKQRPPRLERVRGFLWGSWTSGELGARALVSGVQGPDTENPGACPGLLEAVWLLPLYPPQASSFSSVTDSTMSLNIITVTLNMEKYNFLGISIVGQSNERGDGGIYIGSIMKGGAVAADGRIEPGDMLLQVNDMNFENMSNDDAVRVLRDIVHKPGPLPSPQLDWPPLPHSPIVLTVAKCWDPSPQAYFTLPRNEPIQPIDPAAWVSHSAALTGTFPAYPGSSSMSTITSGSSLPDGCEGRGLSIHTDMASVTKAMAAPESGLEVRDRMWLKITIPNAFLGSDVVDWLYHHVEGFPERREARKYASGLLKAGLIRHTVNKITFSEQCYYVFGDLSGGCESYLVNLSLNDNDGSSGASDQDTLAPLPGATPWPLLPTFSYQYPAPHPYSPQPPPYHELSSYTYGGGSASSQHSEGSRSSGSTRSDGGAGRTARPEERAPESKSGSGSESEPSSRGGSLRRGGEPGGTGDGGPPPSRGSSGGAPNLRAHPGLHPYGPPPGMALPYNPMMVVMMPPPPPPVPPAVQPPGAPPVRDLGSVPPELTASRQSFHMAMGNPSEFFVDVM; encoded by the exons ATGGCGGGCAGCGGCGCTGGGGGCGGTGGTGTCGGGGAGACGAAGGTGATTTACCACCTGGATGAAGAAGAGACTCCCTACCTGGTGAAGATCCCCGTCCCCGCCGAGCGCATCACTCTCGGCGATTTCAAGAGCGTCCTGCAGCGGCCCGCGGGCGCTAAGTACTTTTTCAAGTCTATGGATCAGGATTTCGG GGTGGTGAAGGAAGAGATTTCAGATGACAATGCTCGCCTTCCCTGCTTCAACGGAAGGGTGGTATCCTGG TTAGTGTCATCAGATAACCCCCAACCTGAGATGGTCCCCCCAGCCCACGAGCCTCGGACAGACCCGGCGCCTCCACCGCCACCTGTACCCCCTCTGCCACCGGAGAGGACCAGTGGCATTGGAGACTCCAGGCCTCCATCCTTCCA CCCTAACGTGTCCAGCAGCCGGGAAAATCTGGAGCCcgagacagaaacagagtcagTGGTGTCTCTGAGGCGGGAGCGACCTCGCAGGCGAGACAGCAGTGAGCGCGGCG CGGGGGGCCACCGGCCCAGCGGCCCCTCGAGGCTGGAGCGCCACCTGGCAGGGTACGAGAGctcctccaccctcatgaccagCGAGCTGGAGAGCACCAGCCTGGGGGACTCGGACGAGGAGGACACCATGAGCAG GTTCAGCAGCTCCACGGAGCAGAGCAGCGCTTCTCGCCTCCTCAAGCGCCACCGGCGGCGGAGGAAACAGCGGCCACCCCGCCTGGAGAGGGTGAGGGGCTTCTTGTGGGGCAGCTGGACCTCGGGGGAGTTGGGGGCGCGGGCCTTGGTTTCAGGGGTACAAGGCCCAGACACGGAGAATCCTGGGGCTTGTCCCGGCTTGTTGGAGGCAGTCTGGCTCCTTCCCCTTTACCCACCACAGGCCTCATCCTTCAGCAGCGTCACCGATTCCACCATGTCTCTCAACATCATCACAGTCACGCTCAACATGG AGAAGTACAACTTCCTGGGCATCTCCATCGTGGGTCAGAGCAACGAGCGGGGAGATGGAGGCATCTACATCGGCTCCATCATGAAGGGTGGGGCTGTGGCGGCTGACGGGCGCATTGAGCCCGGGGACATGCTTTTGCAG GTGAACGACATGAACTTTGAGAACATGAGCAACGATGATGCGGTGCGGGTGCTGAGGGATATCGTGCACAAGCCGGG gcctctcccctcaccccagcttGACTGGCCTCCTCTTCCTCACAGCCCCATCGTGCTGACTGTAGCCAAGTGCTGGGATCCCTCACCCCAGGCCTATTTCACTCTCCCCCGAA ATGAGCCCATCCAGCCGATTGACCCTGCTGCCTGGGTCTCACACTCTGCTGCGCTGACTGGCACCTTCCCAGCCTATCCAGGCTCCTCGTCCATGAGCACCATCACATCTGGGTCCTCTCTTCCTGATG GCTGTGAGGGCCGGGGCCTCTCCATCCATACAGACATGGCATCTGTGACCAAGGCCATGGCAGCTCCAGAGTCTGGACTGGAAGTTCGGGACCGCATGTGGCTCAAGATCACCATCCCTAACGCCTTTCTGG GCTCGGACGTGGTTGACTGGCTCTACCATCACGTGGAGGGCTTTCCTGAGCGGCGGGAGGCCCGAAAGTATGCCAGCGGGCTGCTCAAGGCAGGCCTTATCCGGCACACTGTGAACAAGATCACCTTCTCTGAGCAGTGCTATTACGTCTTTGGAGACCTCAGTGGCGGCTGTGAGAGTT ACCTAGTCAACCTGTCTCTGAATGACAACGATGGCTCCAGTGGCGCTTCGGACCAGGACACCTTGGCTCCTTTGCCCGGAGCCACcccctggcctctgctgcccaCCTTCTCCTACCAGTACCCAGCCCCGCATCCATACagtccccagcccccaccctacCACGAGCTCTCGTCCTACACCTACGGCGGAGGCAGTGCCAGCAGCCAGCACAGTGAGG gGAGCCGGAGCAGTGGGTCGACACGAAGCGATGGGGGGGCGGGGCGCACAGCGAGGCCCGAGGAGCGGGCCCCTGAGTCCAAGTCTGGCAGCGGCAGTGAGTCTGAGCCTTCCAGCCGGGGCGGCAGCCTTCGGCGGGGTGGGGAACCTGGTGGGACTGGTGATGGGGGCCCTCCCCCATCCAGGGGCTCATCAGGAGGCGCTCCCAATCTCCGAGCCCACCCAGGGCTCCATCCCTATGGTCCACCTCCTGGCATGGCCCTCCCGTATAACCCCATGATGGTGGTCATgatgccccctcccccgccccctgtcCCTCCAGCAGTGCAGCCTCCAGGGGCCCCTCCAGTCAGAGACCTGGGCTCCGTGCCCCCAGAGCTGACGGCCAGCCGCCAAAGCTTCCACATGGCCATGGGCAACCCCAGTGAGTTCTTTGTGGATGTTATGTAG